In one Conger conger chromosome 5, fConCon1.1, whole genome shotgun sequence genomic region, the following are encoded:
- the id2b gene encoding DNA-binding protein inhibitor ID-2b, translating to MKAISPVRSLRKNSASLSEHSLGISRSKTPVDDPLSLLYNMNDCYSKLKELVPSLPQNKNVSKMEILQHVIDYILDLQIALDSNSAIVGLPHHQRPGQATSRTPLTTLNTDISIISLQSAEFPTTPVNTDDSKRLFR from the exons ATGAAAGCAATAAGTCCGGTGAGGTCTTTGAGGAAGAACAGCGCGAGCTTGTCGGAACACAGTCTCGGAATTTCTAGGAGCAAGACTCCTGTGGATGACCCGTTAAGTCTACTCTACAACATGAACGACTGCTATTCCAAGCTCAAGGAGCTCGTGCCCAGCCTCCCACAAAATAAGAACGTTAGCAAGATGGAAATTCTGCAGCATGTCATCGATTATATTCTGGACCTTCAAATTGCACTTGACTCTAATTCCGCTATTGTCGGCCTCCCACATCACCAGCGACCAGGGCAGGCTACATCCAGGACTCCCTTGACAACCCTCAACACAGACATAAGCATCATCTCTTTAcag tCTGCCGAGTTTCCAACAACACCAGTAAACACAGATGACAGCAAGAGGCTATTTCGCTGA